ACAATTAAGGATGAAGGCTTCCTCGCATTGTGGCGAGGAAACACCGCAAATGTTATTCGTTATTTTCCTACCCAGGTTCAGTCTTCTTTTTCCTTCTACTCCTTTGTGCATCGTTTTGGCTTCACAATAATTGACAGTTGGTTTGCATATTACACATCAGGCCCTGAACTTTGCTTTTAAGGATTACTTCAAGCGAATGTTCAATTTCAAAAAGGATAAAGATGGATATTGGAAATGGTTTGCTGGTAATTTGGCTTCTGGAGGTGCAGCTGGGGCATCTTCTCTGCTCTTTGTATACTCTCTGGATTATGCCAGGACCCGGTTAGCTAATGATGCCAAGGCTGCCAAGAAGGGAGGTGAAAGGCAGTTCAATGGCCTTGTTGATGTTTACAGAAAAACCATACAATCTGATGGTGTTGCGGGTCTCTATCGAGGATTCAACATTTCATGTGTCGGTATCATTGTTTATCGAGGGCTCTACTTTGGATTGTATGATTCTCTGAAGCCAGTGATGCTGGTTGGCTCCTTGCAGGTCAGTCATGAAAGATATTGCAGAAACATGTCCTGAAAATGCAACTATTGCTTTCAACCCAAGTTACATGATAACATATTAGTGCATCTCTTTATCGCCTTGATCGTTTGTTTTACTACTAAGTACACACATTGACTCTAGAAGCTATGTCAGTGTATGTCATTTAAAGTTTTCTTTGTTTGGCAGTCATTACTTTATCTTGTCATGGTACCTTATACCTGTATAGGTTTCCATTTAACAAAGGTGCATTTTACCCATGACAAAGAAATGATGCAACTACATATTGAGGGGATTTTGAGTGCACTGAGAAATTTTGGCGAGTTACTGAGTATAATGCAGTGGGATTATTTACATGCTATGATGTAATTTTGAGCTACTTAGTACTATGTCTAGATCAATCCATAGTGAGCTACTGGAATAAGATCATTATTGATGCATTGTTTAATCTAGATATGCCCTTTGTAAACATTGGATGTTGCCACTTGCAGAAAATTGATGCATAATATACTAGAATGTTATCTTCATACCCTTCTAAATCCAGGCTATGATGTTATGAAACAATTATCAGTATCATATTCAAAGTTCAATAAGAGGAATCTTATGATGTGTTTGCCATTCAGGATAATTTCTTTGCAAGTTTCTTGCTTGGTTGGGGAATTACAATTGGTGCTAGTCTTGCTTCCTACCCATTAGACACTGTCCGTCGGAGGATGATGATGACCTCAGGAGAAGCTGTCAAGTACCGGAACTCTATGGATGCCTTCTCGCAGATCGTAAAGAATGAGGGTGCAAAATCCCTCTTCAAGGGTGCCGGTGCAAATATCCTACGTGCCGTTGCTGGCGCGGGTGTTCTGGCTGGTTATGACAAGCTCCAGGTGATCGTCTTGGGAAAGAAGTATGGGTCTGGTGGTGGTGGCTAAGTTTATCCAACTTTGCCTTACGAAAGGCAAAATGGACGATGACGATAATGATGAACAAGAATTGGAAGCCTTATATTTGCTTTACTATTGTGATTTTAGAATAATAGAAGACAATCAACTTTAGGCATCCTTTCTGAGGGGGTCATGTTGTAGTTCATGTAATGTTATGATTGTGCTATTGCTAGGTGTGTGTGTGGGGCTGTATTTTAATTATGTGGTGAATTATCGCGGACATGATTGATTATGTTCTTCGTTGAGGTTATGTAGTATATTCTTTTTCTCATTGCCATCATGCATTTCTTTTCCTTAGCTACCTGACTGACAGAGTTGGAGTGGGCAGAGGATGCTCGATTTCTGGATATGAAAAGGCAGTCTTGTGAAACATTCAGATTTGACCATGATCATATCATCATCTCAAGCATTCAGATTTGAATAGTTAATTACATGATTGCATCGACAAGTACTTCTAAGGATATCTAACAATAAAAATAGCATAGATTGCAAATCTAACAAAGTACTTCAAGGATACCTAATAATAAAAATAGTATTAGTTAATCATGTCAAAATACACAATAATATGTCAAACAACTCTGAAGGTATAAAACTacactttttttttcccttccaaGACCAATATAAACACGACCTAAAGAGTTTTGATCCAAATCACGATCCTAATCCTAATCAACTTGACAATCACAAAGAACAGCATCAagcagacaatggtatataaatcaTTTTTTTCCTCATagtcctttttttcttttacttgtttCTTCCCTTCCTTGGGCTTCTTTGTTGCTCAGCAGA
The DNA window shown above is from Musa acuminata AAA Group cultivar baxijiao chromosome BXJ2-4, Cavendish_Baxijiao_AAA, whole genome shotgun sequence and carries:
- the LOC135611146 gene encoding ADP,ATP carrier protein 1, mitochondrial-like, producing MADDLRPPSIVQKIYGQSILFGGQHPYLQARNTSIHNFLGTYDFRSTPPKSYHSFHGPIGLSSLAPITPVFACAPKEKGSTGFLIDFLMGGVSAAISKTAAAPIERVKLLIQNQDEMIRAGRLSEPYKGIRDCFSRTIKDEGFLALWRGNTANVIRYFPTQALNFAFKDYFKRMFNFKKDKDGYWKWFAGNLASGGAAGASSLLFVYSLDYARTRLANDAKAAKKGGERQFNGLVDVYRKTIQSDGVAGLYRGFNISCVGIIVYRGLYFGLYDSLKPVMLVGSLQDNFFASFLLGWGITIGASLASYPLDTVRRRMMMTSGEAVKYRNSMDAFSQIVKNEGAKSLFKGAGANILRAVAGAGVLAGYDKLQVIVLGKKYGSGGGG